The following are encoded in a window of Bombina bombina isolate aBomBom1 unplaced genomic scaffold, aBomBom1.pri scaffold_1249, whole genome shotgun sequence genomic DNA:
- the LOC128643997 gene encoding dipeptidyl peptidase 8, with protein sequence MLEGCNMAAAMETEQVGVEIFESAASHESPETNGGDIKPEPYFVERHSWSQMRKLLADTRKYHGYMMAKAPHSFTFVKRNDPESPHSDRMYYLAMSGENRENTLFYSEIPKNVKRGAVLMLSWKPLLDTFQATPDYGMYSREEELLRERKRIGTVGISAFDYHAESGTFLFQAGSAIYTVRDGGPRGFTKQPLQPQLLESSCSNIRMDPTICPGNPTFMAFVHSNDLWISNMETGEERRLTFVHKDMAGVEEDARSAGVATFVLQEEFDRYTGYWWCPRNEP encoded by the exons ATGCTAG AAGGATGCAACATGGCGGCAGCTATGGAAACCGAACAGGTTGGGGTAGAGATCTTTGAATCAGCAGCCAGCCATGAAAGCCCAGAGACCAATGGGGGCGATATAAAACCAGAGCCCTATTTTGTTGAGCGTCACTCTTGGAGTCAAATGAGGAAACTTCTGGCAGACACTAGGAAGTATCATGGATACATGATGGCCAAAGCACCTCACAGCTTTACATTTGTTAAGAGGAACGATCCTGAAAGCCCTCACTCTGATCGCATGTACTACCTGG CAATGTCAGGAGAAAATCGAGAAAATACCTTGTTCTATTCTGAAATTCCTAAGAATGTTAAACGAGGAGCAGTACTTATGCTTTCTTGGAAGCCTCTTCTTGATACATTCCAG GCTACTCCTGATTATGGCATGTATTCCCGTGAGGAAGAGCTGCTTCGTGAGAGGAAACGGATTGGAACAGTGGGTATTTCTGCTTTTGACTATCATGCAGAAAGTGGGACTTTCCTATTCCAGGCTGGTAGCGCCATCTACACAGTGCGGGACGGTGGTCCTCGTGGATTCACA AAGCAACCGCTGCAACCTCAGTTACTGGAGAGCAGTTGTTCCAACATACGTATGGACCCAACCATCTGTCCTGGAAATCCAACCTTTATGGCGTTTGTGCACAGCAATGACTTATGGATCTCCAACATGGAGACTGGGGAGGAGAGAAGGCTTACTTTTGTGCACAAAG ATATGGCTGGAGTGGAAGAAGATGCCCGTTCTGCTGGAGTAGCCACATTTGTGCTACAGGAGGAATTTGACAGATATACAGGCTACTGGTGGTGTCCTCGTAATGAACCAA